A region of the Pseudomonas anguilliseptica genome:
GGCTTCAAGCACCTTCTCGCCGCCGCGCTGAGGATCATCGCTGAACTCCGGCAACGCCAGAATCCACTTATGCAGATCGACAAACTTTACGTAACGAGGGTCTACCTCAGGCTTTGATTCCGCCAACTGAATGGCGATTTCCAGAACATCAACCCACTTCAGACTCATAACAACTCCTTGAATCAGTGCGGCGCTTCGGCGGCGTGGTTGAGCGAGTACCTGGGTATTTCCACAGTCAGGTCTTCATCACCGACAACCGCCTGACAGGACAACCGCGACTGAGCCTCAAGCCCCCAAGCCTTGTCGAGCATGTCCTCTTCCAGCTCATCGGCCTCAGCCAGCGAATCAAAACCTTCACGAATGATGCAGTGACAGGTCGTGCAGGCGCATACACCGCCACAGGCGCTTTCGATCTCGATATGGTGCTCGTGCGCCACTTCAAGCACCGACGTGCCTGGCGCGACGTCGACCACCAGCCCTTCCGGACACAGCACCGCGTGAGGCAGAAAAATGATCTGCGGCATGCTTATTCCTCAATCTCATCAAGACTACGGCCCGCCAGTGCGGCCTTGACCGTGGCATCCAGACGACGCGCGGCAAAAGCGTCAGTCACCTGGGTCAAACGTTTGGTTTGCTGCTCGATCGCCAAGCCATCAGTGCCGGTCATCAAGTCACGCAACTGGTCTATCTGTGCATCGATCGCCAGGCGCTCATCGGCATCCAGCAAGCGCTCGCCATCAGCCAGCAACGCGGCCTCAACAGCTTCCAGCAGACGCCGGGCATCGACCTGCTGCTCGCGCAGTACGCGGGCAACTTTGTCATCGCCAGCGTTCTTGA
Encoded here:
- the iscX gene encoding Fe-S cluster assembly protein IscX — its product is MSLKWVDVLEIAIQLAESKPEVDPRYVKFVDLHKWILALPEFSDDPQRGGEKVLEAIQAAWIDEAD
- the fdx gene encoding ISC system 2Fe-2S type ferredoxin, yielding MPQIIFLPHAVLCPEGLVVDVAPGTSVLEVAHEHHIEIESACGGVCACTTCHCIIREGFDSLAEADELEEDMLDKAWGLEAQSRLSCQAVVGDEDLTVEIPRYSLNHAAEAPH